A stretch of the Sneathiella limimaris genome encodes the following:
- a CDS encoding SpoVR family protein — MGRSYELKDLEKWEARISEKVAEFGLDCYPQEFEICDHVQMLGMMAYHGMPSHYPHWSFGKSFEKTKTFYDYGVQGIPYEMVINSNPCIAGLMRDNSLCLQILTMAHVYGHNDFFKNNFTFSHTEADRVVARFKAHADRVRGYVEDPSIGQEAVESILDAAHALSFHCQKNQGIRRRTHEQQLERAVHRVEADNKKQKADGEVLSEQIVHKFPIEPDENLLLFIRDQNPRLSEWEKDLLTIVHEEALYFQPQMETKIINEGWACYWHREIMNSLDLPSDIHMEFLVRHNQVVRPIPGDINPYNIGLTLWDRIEEKLIGEARDHSTDQQPLDVREALFEIREVDRDASFIRRFMDRETMEKLDLFEAEVQQSEWIVTKTSNEVDWKDVRNLLIKSVGLGGIPNILVTDGDCDGARGLKLRHEFDGRELDAGYAEKTLEHIYRLWGRKVFLETQLKESSACYVFDEKGLSMTSDLMKDPITSYFLQD; from the coding sequence ATGGGACGGAGTTATGAGTTAAAAGATTTGGAAAAGTGGGAAGCCAGAATCTCTGAGAAAGTCGCTGAATTTGGTCTGGACTGTTATCCGCAGGAGTTTGAAATCTGTGATCATGTGCAGATGTTGGGGATGATGGCCTATCACGGTATGCCGTCTCATTACCCCCATTGGTCTTTTGGAAAATCATTTGAAAAGACTAAAACCTTTTATGATTACGGTGTGCAGGGCATTCCCTATGAAATGGTGATTAACAGTAACCCCTGTATTGCCGGTCTGATGAGGGATAATTCCTTATGCCTGCAGATCCTGACCATGGCGCATGTTTATGGGCATAATGATTTTTTCAAAAACAACTTCACGTTTTCCCATACTGAGGCGGATCGGGTCGTTGCTCGTTTCAAAGCGCATGCTGACAGGGTTCGGGGATATGTGGAAGACCCTTCAATTGGCCAAGAAGCTGTGGAGAGTATTCTTGATGCAGCGCATGCACTTTCATTCCATTGTCAAAAAAATCAAGGAATTCGCCGGAGGACTCATGAACAGCAGTTGGAGCGTGCGGTTCATCGGGTTGAAGCCGATAATAAGAAACAGAAGGCTGATGGCGAAGTGTTGAGCGAGCAAATAGTGCACAAGTTTCCAATTGAACCTGATGAAAATTTACTTCTTTTCATTCGCGATCAAAATCCGAGATTATCTGAATGGGAAAAAGACTTACTGACGATTGTTCATGAGGAAGCTCTTTATTTTCAGCCACAAATGGAAACAAAGATTATCAACGAGGGTTGGGCCTGCTATTGGCATCGAGAAATCATGAATAGTCTCGATCTGCCTTCCGATATTCATATGGAATTTTTGGTCCGCCACAATCAGGTGGTTCGTCCCATTCCTGGTGATATCAATCCATACAATATTGGTCTCACGCTCTGGGACCGGATTGAGGAAAAATTGATTGGAGAGGCGCGTGATCATTCAACTGATCAACAGCCCCTAGATGTTCGCGAGGCTCTCTTTGAAATTCGGGAAGTAGATCGTGATGCTTCCTTCATCCGGCGTTTTATGGATAGAGAGACTATGGAAAAACTGGACCTCTTCGAAGCGGAAGTTCAGCAATCAGAATGGATTGTGACCAAAACCTCTAACGAAGTGGATTGGAAAGATGTTCGGAACCTTTTAATTAAATCAGTAGGTCTGGGAGGCATTCCAAATATTCTTGTTACTGATGGCGATTGTGACGGAGCGCGTGGCTTAAAGCTCAGGCATGAGTTCGATGGTCGGGAGTTGGATGCCGGGTATGCTGAGAAAACGCTGGAGCATATCTACCGGCTATGGGGACGGAAAGTCTTTTTGGAAACACAGCTCAAGGAAAGCTCGGCCTGCTATGTTTTTGATGAAAAGGGATTGAGCATGACATCCGATTTGATGAAAGACCCAATCACAAGTTATTTTCTTCAGGATTGA
- a CDS encoding helix-turn-helix domain-containing protein — MTEKAFATPTVGKTVNRLRKQKQLTLDQLASQCGVSKSMLSQIERNETNPTLAIVWRLADALGQTIDDLIRGEEGETSLSIVGGSSIPILHDPNGTYTLTVLSPADLVNNIEWYELSLEPGGILDSEPHPARTMEHLTVLEGEVEVKCGREVGAVKSGETARYGADQPHYIKNKTKKVARALLVMMMGGTT; from the coding sequence ATGACTGAAAAAGCTTTTGCCACACCAACGGTCGGAAAAACCGTAAATCGTCTTCGAAAACAAAAACAGCTCACACTGGACCAACTGGCCAGTCAGTGTGGTGTTTCCAAGTCTATGTTATCACAGATAGAGCGGAATGAGACCAATCCTACCCTTGCCATTGTCTGGCGATTGGCAGATGCACTGGGTCAAACTATTGATGATCTCATTCGCGGGGAAGAAGGCGAGACAAGCCTTTCAATTGTTGGCGGTTCATCAATCCCTATCCTGCATGATCCCAATGGGACTTATACATTGACAGTCCTTAGCCCAGCTGATCTCGTGAATAATATTGAATGGTATGAGCTTTCATTGGAGCCGGGTGGAATTTTGGACTCAGAACCTCACCCTGCCCGAACAATGGAGCATCTAACAGTACTGGAAGGTGAGGTTGAAGTAAAATGTGGCCGTGAGGTTGGTGCCGTTAAGTCAGGCGAAACCGCCCGCTATGGAGCTGACCAACCCCATTACATCAAAAATAAAACCAAAAAGGTGGCGAGAGCTCTTCTCGTCATGATGATGGGCGGCACGACCTAA
- the tdh gene encoding L-threonine 3-dehydrogenase: MFTIAKAKAEYGIWSSDQPALEKPGRGMVMVDVIAAGICGTDFHIYQWDSWSSGRIRTPMTIGHEFVGVISAIGEEVSGFEVGERVSAECHIACGQCTLCRTGNAHICEKTEIIGVDRAGAFAEQVLVPATNLWKVPAAIPDEHAAVFDPVGNAMHMVATAKVTAKDVLIVGGGPIGLFAAAIAKAHGARTVSVQEPNQARSAIARSLDIDLVVNPRHETCKSDILDLTNGHGPDVVLEVSGNGRALNDALEIAAPGATVALLGIPGGPVELDLGGKVVMKGISLLGVTGRRMYETWYQVEAFMLKNPELIDKVITHTLPARDFDTGFKLMEEGACGKVVLDFKSLKTGVLQ; the protein is encoded by the coding sequence ATGTTTACGATAGCCAAAGCCAAAGCGGAATATGGGATCTGGTCCAGTGACCAGCCAGCTCTTGAAAAGCCAGGCCGCGGTATGGTTATGGTAGATGTCATTGCTGCTGGTATTTGTGGAACTGATTTTCATATTTACCAATGGGATAGCTGGTCATCTGGCCGTATCCGAACACCCATGACAATCGGGCATGAATTTGTCGGTGTTATCAGCGCTATTGGCGAAGAAGTCAGTGGCTTTGAAGTTGGGGAGCGGGTTTCCGCCGAGTGTCATATTGCCTGCGGTCAATGCACACTTTGTCGGACGGGAAATGCGCATATCTGCGAAAAAACCGAGATTATTGGTGTTGATCGGGCTGGTGCTTTTGCTGAACAAGTCTTGGTTCCTGCCACAAATCTATGGAAGGTGCCGGCTGCAATTCCGGATGAGCATGCCGCTGTTTTCGATCCGGTTGGCAACGCAATGCACATGGTGGCAACAGCCAAGGTTACGGCGAAAGATGTTTTGATTGTTGGCGGCGGTCCTATTGGCCTGTTTGCAGCGGCAATTGCAAAAGCGCACGGTGCCAGAACTGTTTCAGTGCAGGAGCCGAACCAGGCTAGATCGGCGATTGCTAGAAGCCTCGACATAGATCTTGTTGTCAATCCGCGGCACGAAACCTGTAAATCAGATATCCTGGATTTAACGAATGGGCATGGTCCTGATGTTGTGCTGGAGGTTAGTGGTAACGGCCGGGCCTTGAACGACGCATTGGAAATCGCTGCGCCCGGTGCGACTGTTGCGCTTTTAGGGATCCCTGGTGGTCCTGTTGAGCTGGATCTTGGTGGCAAGGTTGTAATGAAAGGTATTAGCCTGCTGGGTGTAACCGGTCGGCGTATGTATGAAACCTGGTATCAGGTGGAGGCGTTTATGCTGAAAAACCCCGAACTGATTGATAAGGTGATTACGCACACCTTACCTGCCAGAGATTTCGATACTGGCTTTAAGCTGATGGAAGAAGGGGCTTGCGGTAAAGTTGTGCTGGATTTCAAAAGCCTGAAAACAGGAGTTCTGCAATGA
- a CDS encoding glycine C-acetyltransferase, producing the protein MSNQLLDRLSDNLKAAETSGTYKHLKSIEGPIGAQIKLEGKEGVSLLSSNDYLGLANHPEVVEAARGALLDYGASTASVRFICGTQDIHQRLEAALADLHGTEAALTYSSCWAANTGLFAAICGEGDVILSDELNHASLIDGIRATGKGVVRKVYSHSDMADLERLLKEYSGSPSRIIVTDGVFSMEGDIAPLDQVVKLAEEYDALIVLDDSHGLGVLGATGLGVAEHFGVLDQIDIFTGTLGKALGAGTGGFVAGPKAVTETLIQKSRPHLFSNALPPSVAAAGLKSIELLKSHPEWVAALQEKAGWFRNYLRELGLSPLEGDSAIVPVILGETSTAIRIAGELLKEGIFVTGFGFPVVPEGEARLRFQVSRAHSKEQLEEVAITLKKCLENSGLA; encoded by the coding sequence ATGAGCAATCAATTACTCGATCGTTTATCAGATAACCTGAAAGCGGCGGAAACTAGTGGTACTTATAAGCACTTGAAGTCAATTGAAGGTCCGATCGGTGCCCAGATCAAGTTGGAAGGGAAAGAAGGGGTATCCCTTCTGTCTTCAAATGATTATCTGGGATTGGCAAATCATCCAGAGGTCGTCGAGGCAGCGAGAGGTGCCTTGCTTGATTATGGTGCTAGCACTGCCTCTGTGCGGTTTATTTGTGGCACGCAAGATATCCACCAGCGACTTGAAGCTGCCTTGGCAGATTTGCATGGAACAGAAGCTGCATTGACCTACTCATCCTGTTGGGCCGCGAATACGGGTCTCTTCGCAGCCATCTGCGGGGAGGGGGACGTGATCCTTTCAGATGAGTTAAATCATGCCAGTTTGATCGATGGTATTAGGGCGACAGGAAAAGGAGTTGTCCGCAAGGTCTATAGTCATTCTGATATGGCAGATTTGGAACGGTTGCTAAAAGAATATTCAGGCTCACCCAGTCGGATCATCGTTACGGATGGTGTTTTCTCAATGGAGGGGGACATTGCACCCCTCGATCAGGTTGTCAAACTGGCTGAGGAGTATGACGCCTTAATTGTCTTGGATGATAGCCATGGTCTTGGCGTTCTGGGGGCAACTGGCCTTGGTGTCGCAGAACATTTCGGCGTATTGGATCAAATTGATATTTTTACGGGAACGCTTGGTAAAGCATTGGGGGCAGGAACTGGCGGATTTGTCGCAGGACCCAAGGCAGTTACTGAAACATTGATCCAGAAATCCCGGCCTCATTTGTTTTCAAATGCTCTTCCTCCATCTGTGGCGGCTGCGGGTCTCAAATCTATAGAGCTACTGAAATCTCATCCAGAGTGGGTTGCTGCCCTTCAAGAGAAGGCAGGATGGTTTCGAAATTACCTGAGAGAGTTGGGATTGTCTCCTCTGGAGGGGGATAGTGCCATCGTCCCTGTGATATTGGGTGAGACTTCAACTGCAATTCGTATTGCAGGCGAATTACTCAAAGAGGGTATTTTCGTTACTGGATTTGGATTTCCCGTTGTGCCTGAAGGGGAAGCGCGCCTGCGTTTCCAGGTATCTCGTGCGCATAGCAAAGAACAATTGGAAGAGGTTGCCATCACACTGAAAAAATGTCTGGAAAACTCCGGATTAGCCTGA
- a CDS encoding YeaH/YhbH family protein, with product MGAIFRPYSPSDSLQSDRSSGDRQRHKEKLREVLKENVADVISEQSIIGRASDQIIKIPIRGIKEYRFIYGQNQPRVAQGNGGTEEGQIVGKVDQDGDGSKPGEGEAGNQPGDDYYETDVTLDELIELMFEDLELPDLESKPLRAIEAEYTHKRSGTKRVGIRAHLDKKKTAKSRLRRKFVHQKLEAARTEDAEAIVDPLEVEEKERFPFNQRDFRYHRHKPDIRYESNAVVMCIMDTSGSMTVLKKYLARSFFFLLYQFVRLKYRNTELVFIAHDSAAKEVSEDDFFHKGESGGTMISSGYQKALDIIDERFDPSLWNIYAFHCSDGDNFQEDIPRTLDLAGKLCEVCNLFGYGEIKPEGTISWGTPMLEKYDDFSEKNFTTVCITSKADVWPKFKAFLSREREKSNAIHADPESWG from the coding sequence ATGGGTGCTATTTTCCGCCCTTATTCGCCTTCTGACAGTCTACAGTCTGATCGCTCATCTGGGGATCGGCAGCGGCATAAAGAGAAACTGCGGGAGGTTTTAAAAGAGAATGTCGCAGATGTAATTTCGGAGCAGTCGATCATTGGTCGCGCTTCAGACCAAATCATCAAAATTCCAATTCGTGGAATTAAAGAATATCGCTTTATCTATGGTCAGAACCAACCTCGTGTTGCCCAGGGAAATGGGGGGACTGAGGAGGGGCAGATTGTTGGTAAGGTTGATCAGGATGGCGACGGCAGCAAGCCAGGTGAGGGTGAGGCAGGTAATCAGCCTGGCGATGACTATTACGAGACAGACGTTACGCTTGATGAGTTGATTGAGTTGATGTTTGAAGATCTCGAGTTACCAGATCTTGAGAGTAAACCGTTAAGAGCTATCGAAGCGGAGTATACCCATAAACGAAGTGGGACTAAACGGGTCGGAATACGGGCCCACCTGGATAAGAAGAAGACGGCGAAAAGTCGCCTCCGTCGCAAATTTGTCCATCAAAAATTGGAAGCAGCCCGAACCGAGGATGCAGAGGCGATAGTCGATCCGCTCGAAGTTGAAGAAAAAGAACGTTTTCCATTTAATCAAAGGGATTTTCGCTACCACAGACATAAACCGGATATCCGTTATGAGAGCAATGCGGTGGTGATGTGTATTATGGATACATCTGGTTCCATGACGGTGCTGAAAAAATACTTGGCAAGAAGCTTCTTTTTCCTTCTTTACCAGTTTGTCCGACTAAAATACCGGAACACGGAACTCGTGTTTATCGCGCATGACTCAGCGGCGAAAGAAGTCAGTGAAGACGACTTTTTTCACAAGGGAGAATCCGGGGGAACTATGATTTCATCCGGCTATCAAAAAGCCCTTGATATTATTGATGAGAGATTTGATCCATCCCTTTGGAATATTTACGCATTTCATTGTTCGGATGGAGATAATTTTCAGGAGGATATTCCAAGAACGCTGGATTTGGCTGGCAAGCTTTGCGAGGTTTGCAACCTCTTTGGATATGGTGAGATTAAACCAGAAGGGACAATTTCTTGGGGAACACCGATGCTCGAGAAATACGATGATTTTTCAGAGAAGAACTTTACAACAGTCTGCATCACGTCAAAGGCAGATGTTTGGCCGAAATTCAAAGCTTTTCTGTCGCGAGAGCGAGAGAAGAGCAACGCTATTCATGCTGATCCAGAAAGCTGGGGGTAG